The Eubacterium maltosivorans genome includes the window GGGCCTCGGTCAGCTCGTCCAGCAGGGCGCGGCTGTGGGCCTTCTCACGGCTCAGCGCCTCGAACAGCGCGTCTCTGGCCGCGTCGTCGCTCTGGGCCCGCGCCAGCACCTCAGGCTCCATATAGGCCCCGTAGCGCTGGATGGAGGGCAGCACCACCCGCTTCACAAAATCCCCCAGGCGTCTGGCGTCCTCCATCTGGCTGCCGAAGATGAGCCCGTATAGGCCTGGCTCGTTGATGATCCACATCCGCTGGCTGCGTCCCGCGCCGTCCACGACCGTCCGTTTCGTACGGTCGCCGGGCGCCACGTGGCGCAGAATGGCGTGGGAGGCGTTGCGGTACTCCAGAATGTCGGCCGCGTCCTTGCCCACAAAGCCCACATCCCGCCGGGTGACGGGGTTTCCGAAGGCATCGTGGATGGCCTCGCCCAGCTTGTCGTAAACCGGCCATTCAATGACCAGTGTCCGCAGGCTGGTGACGCCGTCAAATTTAAAGACGCGCTTGAGTAAATAATCCTTTTTCATCACAGTGTCTCCCATCCTCGTTTTAATTTCACATCAATGCCGAGCCGCAGC containing:
- a CDS encoding phage antirepressor KilAC domain-containing protein, with protein sequence MKKDYLLKRVFKFDGVTSLRTLVIEWPVYDKLGEAIHDAFGNPVTRRDVGFVGKDAADILEYRNASHAILRHVAPGDRTKRTVVDGAGRSQRMWIINEPGLYGLIFGSQMEDARRLGDFVKRVVLPSIQRYGAYMEPEVLARAQSDDAARDALFEALSREKAHSRALLDELTEAQPKIEFYDTIGGAENASSMGDTAKMLANAGFLNEDNDCPLGRNNLYRLLRRWGYLCSQPSSFNTPYAWCMERGWFKVKEKRRILGGVSVLETMVLVTGTGQAELLRLFHEKARLGEVAVHPYRYQAPAQTGQV